In the Moraxella osloensis genome, one interval contains:
- the rpmG gene encoding 50S ribosomal protein L33 codes for MRDKIKLVSTAGTGYFYTTTKNKRTMPNKMEIKKFDPVVRQHVVFKEAKIK; via the coding sequence ATGCGTGATAAAATCAAATTAGTTTCAACTGCAGGTACGGGTTATTTTTATACCACGACCAAAAACAAACGTACCATGCCAAACAAAATGGAAATCAAAAAATTTGATCCAGTGGTACGTCAACATGTTGTATTCAAAGAAGCTAAAATCAAATAA
- the nhaA gene encoding Na+/H+ antiporter NhaA: protein MVFNQFKKFLAHDMAAGIVLAFAAVLAMLVANSPLSDIYEHFLHLPISIKIGSFSINHYLLHWINDGLMVVFFFLVGLELKREMLVGELSEVKKVVLPAIAAVGGMMVPAIFYAAFNYQHADLMKGWAIPAATDIAFALGVLTLLGNRVPAALKVFLASIAIFDDIGAIIIIALFYSSGLSMAALTWVGVCLVILWLMNRFNVTRTTAYIMIGVLLWAAMLKSGIHATLAGVLLALFIPMTDNKHPEHSPLESVEHDLQDTVSFIILPIFAFANAGIYLGGTGLSSLLHTVPLGIALGLLLGKPIGVMLFSWLGVKLGLASLPTNVDWRQVFGVAILCGIGFTMSLFIGGLAFAGLEVKPFDERIGIILGSLLAGILGYFYLKKVLPTHALTQPVTNPEDHTYIR from the coding sequence ATAGTATTTAACCAATTTAAAAAATTTTTGGCACACGATATGGCGGCGGGTATCGTGTTGGCGTTTGCCGCTGTGTTGGCGATGCTGGTAGCAAACTCTCCGCTGAGTGACATATACGAGCATTTTTTGCATCTGCCTATTTCGATAAAAATCGGTTCTTTTAGTATCAACCATTATTTATTACACTGGATCAACGATGGCCTAATGGTGGTGTTTTTCTTTTTAGTAGGGCTTGAGCTGAAGCGGGAAATGCTGGTGGGCGAGCTATCAGAGGTCAAAAAAGTCGTCTTGCCTGCGATTGCTGCAGTCGGTGGCATGATGGTACCTGCGATTTTTTATGCCGCATTCAATTATCAGCATGCAGATTTGATGAAAGGTTGGGCGATTCCGGCGGCGACAGATATCGCGTTTGCCTTAGGTGTGCTGACTTTACTGGGCAATCGCGTGCCCGCCGCGCTCAAAGTATTCTTGGCATCGATTGCTATTTTTGATGATATCGGTGCGATTATCATTATTGCGTTATTTTATTCATCGGGTTTGTCGATGGCGGCACTGACTTGGGTCGGGGTATGTTTGGTGATATTGTGGCTCATGAATCGCTTTAACGTCACCCGCACCACTGCTTATATAATGATTGGCGTTTTGCTTTGGGCAGCGATGCTCAAGTCGGGCATACATGCGACGCTTGCCGGTGTGCTGCTTGCGCTATTCATCCCAATGACAGACAACAAGCACCCTGAGCATTCACCCCTCGAATCGGTTGAACATGACTTGCAGGACACAGTCAGTTTTATTATTTTACCGATTTTTGCGTTTGCCAATGCGGGCATTTATCTCGGTGGTACGGGGCTGTCCTCGCTATTGCATACGGTACCGCTCGGCATTGCCCTGGGGCTGCTACTGGGTAAACCGATTGGGGTGATGTTATTTAGTTGGCTTGGCGTCAAGCTTGGGTTAGCTAGCTTGCCTACCAATGTTGATTGGCGACAAGTATTTGGTGTGGCGATTTTATGTGGTATTGGCTTTACCATGAGTTTGTTTATTGGTGGGCTTGCCTTTGCGGGGCTTGAAGTCAAGCCGTTTGACGAACGAATCGGCATTATTTTAGGGTCATTATTGGCAGGTATATTGGGGTATTTTTACCTCAAGAAAGTCTTACCAACCCACGCGCTGACACAGCCGGTGACTAATCCTGAAGACCATACCTATATTCGCTAA
- a CDS encoding C13 family peptidase, which produces MPTSLTDLDLTPLKRFSHNVIANIRATGHMLIGSKRAFYWVKPTVWQFLLFGLTALASNLLFSWLVAEDATHFNPQGLISYLVWPMVMLVAGLILAKRHFNAMLIFVPAILWLCADTFMMLVQSLIQFISDLGWLPEWTFDTIGIVFVLAFVWQSLSLLWIFGNQLRWSWIERVLIMLGAFAVLSVWQKNVQSEPIFQSDPVEPVVTEAAFYAQPELLADMLNNVQPQRPTIHDWYFMGVAGHGEQDVFRSEIELTKEYFDHQFGTAGRSVELINNTNTLSALPIASKTSIERALQSIAKKMDVNEDVLFLTLTSHGGDKVIEMSNPPLALDNVDAKWLRQSLDKSGIKWRVIVISACYSGSFINDLKSPYTLVITASAANKSSFGCSNEAEYTYFGQAFFAESLPKLRRFQPAFEAASKRIAEREKMMGFEPSEPQLVMGDAIKTKLPEFENSLKPLPAVVIAPSTAASATSDAHSLSSHQLHK; this is translated from the coding sequence TTGCCAACTTCTCTTACCGATCTTGATTTAACCCCGCTCAAACGTTTTTCTCATAACGTCATCGCCAATATCCGTGCCACGGGTCACATGCTAATAGGTTCAAAACGTGCGTTTTATTGGGTCAAGCCCACCGTATGGCAGTTTTTATTGTTCGGATTGACGGCACTGGCGAGTAATTTGCTGTTTTCGTGGTTGGTGGCTGAAGATGCTACCCATTTTAATCCACAAGGGCTGATTAGTTATTTGGTATGGCCGATGGTGATGTTGGTGGCAGGATTGATTCTTGCCAAACGGCATTTTAATGCCATGCTGATTTTTGTGCCGGCGATTTTGTGGCTGTGTGCTGACACTTTCATGATGCTGGTGCAAAGCTTGATTCAGTTTATCTCAGACTTGGGCTGGCTACCTGAATGGACGTTTGATACGATTGGTATTGTGTTCGTATTGGCGTTTGTCTGGCAGTCGTTATCGCTGCTATGGATTTTTGGTAATCAATTACGCTGGTCATGGATTGAGCGTGTTCTGATTATGCTAGGTGCGTTTGCCGTACTCAGCGTGTGGCAAAAAAACGTGCAATCTGAGCCAATTTTTCAATCCGACCCCGTTGAACCCGTGGTTACTGAAGCGGCATTTTATGCGCAGCCTGAGCTTCTGGCTGATATGCTAAATAACGTGCAGCCGCAACGCCCGACTATACATGATTGGTACTTTATGGGTGTCGCAGGTCATGGCGAGCAAGATGTGTTCCGCTCAGAAATTGAGCTGACCAAAGAATACTTTGACCATCAATTTGGCACAGCAGGACGCTCGGTGGAACTCATTAACAACACCAATACCCTGTCTGCGCTACCGATTGCCAGTAAAACCAGTATTGAACGCGCCTTGCAAAGTATCGCCAAAAAAATGGATGTCAATGAAGATGTGCTATTTTTGACCTTGACCTCGCATGGGGGTGACAAGGTGATTGAGATGTCGAACCCACCGCTAGCGCTCGATAATGTCGATGCCAAATGGCTACGCCAATCATTGGATAAATCTGGCATTAAATGGCGCGTCATTGTGATATCAGCCTGTTATTCTGGCTCATTTATCAATGATTTAAAATCGCCGTACACCCTAGTCATTACTGCCTCAGCGGCGAATAAATCATCGTTTGGCTGTTCTAATGAAGCCGAATATACTTACTTTGGACAAGCATTTTTTGCTGAAAGCTTACCCAAGCTTCGCCGTTTTCAACCTGCGTTTGAAGCCGCCAGCAAACGCATTGCTGAACGGGAAAAAATGATGGGCTTTGAGCCGTCTGAGCCGCAATTGGTGATGGGTGATGCTATTAAAACAAAACTGCCAGAGTTTGAAAACAGTCTTAAACCCTTACCTGCGGTTGTGATAGCGCCATCGACTGCCGCCAGTGCTACTAGCGATGCCCATAGCTTAAGTAGCCACCAACTGCACAAGTAA
- a CDS encoding LysR family transcriptional regulator, which translates to MDLQRVDLNLLVHLDVLLREKNVTRASEQLGITQPAMSNILRRLRKLFNDPLLIRSSEGMTPTERALELQPRVRELLADLTQLLEPRTEFRPYTSSRVFRIMTSDYAEATLVPRLVKALRSEAPNVILDFLTPSDVSYRDMEQGRVDLAINRFNEVPQSFHQVLIWRDTFSCLLSADSPYVNRFNLKNYLKAQHVWVSKTGMGVGFGVNPEKSGGLGSIDAALQRLGQKRQISVFTRHYQMPAMLTANKDLIATLPTRVARMQANNDDIVLKEPPFFIPEFELTMAWSPLLQHHPAHRWLRQLIQHVSRQIIAEDRIKYPLQTAIQDGSLHTQPIDLVEIDPDRQ; encoded by the coding sequence ATGGATTTACAACGTGTGGATTTGAACCTTTTGGTGCATCTTGATGTATTACTTCGAGAAAAAAACGTCACCAGAGCCTCTGAGCAACTCGGCATTACCCAGCCCGCCATGAGTAATATTTTACGTCGTTTGCGTAAGTTGTTTAATGATCCCTTGTTGATTCGCTCATCTGAAGGCATGACGCCGACGGAGCGGGCGCTTGAATTACAGCCTCGCGTACGCGAATTGTTAGCGGATTTAACCCAGCTATTAGAGCCGCGTACTGAGTTTCGTCCTTATACCTCAAGTCGTGTGTTTCGGATTATGACGTCAGATTATGCCGAAGCGACACTGGTGCCTAGGCTAGTTAAAGCGCTGCGCAGTGAAGCCCCAAACGTGATTTTGGACTTTTTGACGCCTTCAGATGTGTCGTATCGAGATATGGAGCAAGGTCGGGTTGATTTGGCGATTAATCGTTTTAATGAAGTACCGCAAAGCTTTCACCAAGTGCTAATTTGGCGTGATACTTTTAGTTGTTTGTTGTCGGCTGATAGTCCGTATGTCAATCGCTTTAACCTAAAAAATTATCTTAAAGCGCAGCACGTTTGGGTCTCTAAAACAGGCATGGGGGTGGGTTTTGGCGTCAATCCCGAAAAATCTGGTGGACTGGGCTCGATTGATGCGGCGTTACAACGCCTCGGTCAGAAACGTCAAATCAGTGTCTTTACCCGTCATTATCAGATGCCTGCGATGCTCACCGCTAATAAAGATTTAATTGCTACGCTGCCGACTCGGGTGGCGCGCATGCAGGCGAATAATGATGATATCGTGCTTAAAGAGCCGCCATTTTTTATTCCAGAGTTTGAATTGACGATGGCGTGGTCGCCGCTATTACAGCATCACCCTGCGCATCGTTGGTTACGTCAGTTGATTCAACATGTGTCGCGACAAATCATCGCCGAAGATCGCATCAAGTATCCGCTCCAAACCGCGATTCAAGATGGTTCGCTGCATACCCAGCCCATTGATTTGGTTGAAATTGATCCTGACCGTCAATGA
- a CDS encoding isocitrate lyase, with the protein MSTYVSAIDHIRELKAKYGNWKNISENDAARLVIQNRFKTGLEIAQYTADIMRRDMAAYDADKSKYTQSLGAWHGFIGQQTMYAVKKYFGTTERKYIYLSGWMVAALRSEFGPLPDQSMHEKTAVPKLIEEIYTFLRQADEKVLNDYFRELNAAQEAGQDTKAILDKINNFESHIVPIIADIDAGFGNEEATYLLTKQMIQAGACAIQVENQVSDAKQCGHQDGKVTVPHEDFISKLNAIRYAFLELGIDNGIIVARTDSEGASLTQKLPVSREPGDLASQYLDFLEVEEVTLENASEYDVLLKRDGKLVRPTRMPNGLYSFREGTNIDRVVLDCVTALENGADLLWIETPTPDVAHIKSMTDRITAQVPDAKLVYNNSPSFNWTLNFRKQVIAKWEKEGKDISAYDKANLMSADYDNTELNTAADELARTFQADASREACVFHHLITLPTFHTAALSTHQLAKGYFGDKGMLAYVEEVQRKELREGVAAVKHQAMAGSDIGDDHKEIFSGEMALKAGGAKNTANQFGH; encoded by the coding sequence ATGTCAACTTACGTTTCAGCGATTGACCATATCCGCGAACTAAAAGCCAAATATGGTAACTGGAAAAACATCAGCGAAAATGATGCTGCGCGTTTGGTTATCCAAAACCGTTTTAAGACAGGTTTAGAAATCGCTCAATACACTGCCGACATCATGCGTCGTGATATGGCAGCTTATGATGCTGACAAATCAAAATACACCCAATCTCTTGGTGCATGGCATGGCTTTATCGGTCAACAAACCATGTATGCGGTTAAAAAATACTTCGGTACTACTGAACGTAAATATATCTACCTTTCAGGTTGGATGGTTGCTGCGCTTCGCTCAGAATTTGGTCCACTACCTGACCAATCTATGCACGAAAAAACCGCTGTGCCAAAATTAATCGAAGAAATCTACACTTTCTTACGTCAAGCGGACGAAAAAGTATTAAACGATTACTTCCGTGAATTAAATGCCGCGCAAGAAGCAGGTCAAGACACCAAAGCCATCTTAGACAAAATCAACAACTTTGAATCACACATCGTACCAATCATCGCTGACATCGATGCAGGTTTTGGTAATGAAGAAGCGACTTACTTGCTCACCAAACAAATGATTCAAGCAGGTGCTTGTGCTATCCAAGTTGAAAACCAAGTATCCGATGCTAAACAATGTGGTCACCAAGATGGTAAAGTTACCGTGCCACACGAAGACTTCATCTCAAAACTTAACGCGATTCGTTATGCGTTCTTAGAGCTTGGCATTGACAACGGTATCATCGTTGCCCGTACTGACTCTGAAGGTGCGTCATTAACGCAAAAACTTCCTGTGTCACGTGAGCCAGGCGATCTTGCTTCACAATACTTAGACTTCTTAGAAGTTGAAGAAGTAACTTTAGAAAATGCAAGCGAGTACGATGTTCTATTAAAACGTGATGGCAAATTGGTTCGCCCAACTCGTATGCCAAACGGCTTGTACTCATTCCGCGAAGGCACCAACATTGACCGCGTGGTACTTGACTGTGTGACTGCCCTTGAAAACGGTGCTGATCTACTATGGATTGAAACACCAACACCAGACGTTGCTCACATCAAATCAATGACTGACCGTATCACTGCGCAAGTGCCAGATGCTAAGCTTGTTTACAACAACAGTCCATCATTCAACTGGACGCTTAACTTCCGTAAACAAGTCATCGCAAAATGGGAAAAAGAAGGCAAAGACATCTCAGCTTATGACAAAGCAAACTTAATGTCTGCTGACTACGACAACACTGAGTTGAATACCGCTGCAGATGAACTAGCGCGTACCTTCCAAGCTGACGCGTCACGTGAAGCCTGTGTATTCCACCACCTGATCACCCTACCTACTTTCCACACTGCGGCATTAAGTACGCACCAGTTGGCAAAAGGTTACTTCGGTGATAAAGGTATGCTAGCTTACGTTGAAGAAGTACAACGTAAAGAACTTCGCGAAGGCGTTGCTGCAGTTAAGCACCAAGCCATGGCAGGTTCTGACATCGGCGATGACCACAAAGAAATCTTCTCAGGTGAAATGGCACTTAAAGCAGGCGGCGCCAAAAACACTGCC